The Juglans microcarpa x Juglans regia isolate MS1-56 chromosome 2D, Jm3101_v1.0, whole genome shotgun sequence DNA window ATAGTCAGTAATCCACCTGATGAGATCAATGAAGCCAATGAGGAATTGAACGTATCCACTTCAGTCTTCTCTTCAGGACTAGAACTCAGCTGTATAGaagagaaagaacaaaaaataaacaaaatcagtAGTTTAGCATATGCACCAGTGGAAGTAGAGATCATGCCGTCCTTCACAAAAGACTCTCACTCTGAAAATCACATCTTTGTCACGGCAGTtgcaattttaaaagtaaaggAAGAAGTGATCTTTTGATTATAAAgctgaaaaagtaaaaataagaggtccACAGGGTTTGTGATTTTCATAAATGGGGCTTTGGGGGGGAAGTAACATATGTAGTTTGCAAGTGATAACGTTATGGTGCAGGGGTGACCTTGGTGAAGGCTGTATTGGCATTCTTAACCCAGTCTGTATTGGTGCTTCCCCCAAGAACTGAACTAGCTGTAGATAGATCGTTATTGTCAATGGCTTGACCAACTTTACTCAGCCTGTACACCAGATCCTGCAGATATCCTGCAAAAAGAAACCATCATTTTCAAGGTAAGGTGAGTACTTGTTAGAAATTGGAACATGTCATGGAAGATTCATTGCaaccccgggggggggggggggggggggggggggggggggggggatccaTAACATAATTGAGCTCAGTTGGTCTAGTTTGTGCAGGAAACAATAGAAACCCAACATGAACATTAAGATTAAGATTAGTACACATTATAATCATAAGTGTCAGGATGTAGAAAAAAATACTCTCCAGTTCTTGAGTTTTCTGTAGTTTAGAAGGAAAGTAACGAGTGTCACAACTTAGTTCTATGCTGAATTACTCTAACTAGGGTGATGAGAGCGCAATACAAAGCAGCACACACAGCTTCGACCTATTTTTAACATCTTTGAATCATAGTACTTTCTATTCTACAGTGGGAATGTCCAAACACATTGAACCAATATTTGCACTTAAATTTCTGATTGGTTATGGATTTAAAGGAAATCTGGAACAAAAATGGAGATCTGAATCGATAAAAACTAGGCTGTTGTCATCCTTCTAGCTGAATTAAGTGGGAATATAGAGCCACATATTGCTAGGCTTCTATTTTAATCAATTATATCATCCCAGTACAAAATTCCCTGCATTCTAGTAAGTGGGtagaaaatcaaattttcacaaGTGCCcggaaaaaatagaaacatgAAGTTTAACTAGAATCTCGATGCAGTAACATAGTAAGTAAAGTGGAATTATGCAGTTTATGAGCTTTCTTAAATGTGGGAAAATGTAAAGAACCTGTTTCTTTGTTGGATGAGCTAATGACTCCTTGTCTCTCAAGCCTCTTCTTTCTGTCCTTCTTGACCTTTTCCAAGAGCTCCTCATCGTCTTCAGCCTCCAGAATTGCTGCATTTGCGCTGGGGCAGCCTTTACCAGAAAACAATAGGCCAAAGCTGGTGATGAAGCAGATAGAAAAGCTTCTTTTGGTAAGATTCAGAGAGAGTGGTGCTGATTCATTGACTGCCTTGCATATAGCTAATTTTCTCTTTGCATTCTGGGTGGGAGGGAGAAATAATGATGGGGATGTTgataaagaagaggaagaagatgctGAAGAGGATAGAGGAGAAGGATGAAAGGTGTTTGCAGTTGAGAGAAAGGGTGTTGCCATAtttcttgcttttcttttaCCCTGTTTTCTGGTACTTTTGGTGGGAAAAAAAATCTGAGGTATTTGCAGTTTGGATGTTTTGAGGATAAGGTTGCTGGATTCTGTTATCTGATCTAGTCATTTCTTGATTGCTTGAGGACATAATTGTCATCTACAAAAGGTTTACTAGCATCTCAATGGTAGAGAAgtaacaccatcatcatcatcataaacGTGCATCTGATACAAGATTGGCGCATTCAATCCATTATCCAAGATACTCTCATATGTGCCATTTTCTTCCAATAGAAAGCACAAAAAATAGTTCGATTCCAATATCGATTGGCATATTTTTCGAGATCAACGTCTTTTTTAAGTTCTTCAAACGTGAGGGTTTCAAGTTAGggtgaaatagatatataaaatagagaaatgatagtagTGCTCAAGCGTCGtgcaatttatttaaaaaaataagtaaatacagaattcacataaaaataaataaatttttaatagtgaactttattcttttttaaaataattacgcggCGCTTATACACTACGACTGCATTTAATATTActcttgtaaaatttaatatatgggTAGTGCTACTCCCACAAAGGGAGGGCACCGAAACATCCACCGAATAGACAATtgtgtttttatcttttttatctaTGAGAAAAGTTATTTTGCCGCCCCAATAGTACCACTCAAATGTACtgcttgatatttttttttatttcgtaattaaagaaatgattttaaatgtattgatatatttttttattttttaaaaatatttaaatatattaaaaaattaaataaaaaattaaaaattaaaaaaatatcggTAGTAAGACTGaacggtgctactctgccgccatTGAAGAAGTATCTCTCTTTTTATCTTCTCTGTAACTACCTCTCATGCGGTAAGGCTGTGCCAGTGGGATGATGGCGTCATTGAAGATACAGTGGGATAGACCTGAGGATTGGGAAGTCGATCATAGGGCACGTGTGATAATAGTGAACAAAAGACTACAGATAATTAGTttccaaaagagaaaaactagaaaaaaaaaaaaaaaaagaaggaaatagaCAAggataaggaaaaagaaagatagtagaaaagaatgaaaaaggaACAACAAAggaattttttaagaaaaattataaatttataattacctatgattattttataaaaaacacgGCAAGAAAGCCTTATCCCCCACACACTTCCATCTTATAGTATTGGTATTGACCTAGTCAAATGTCAGTGTCTAGCCAAATTTTGGCTAAATAGCTCAAAAGTGATATGCATTAGAGTAGTCAAAACTTTAAAGCTCTACTTTTGAATTACAGTAAATTTATCAATTTCTCTAAATGTAGTCAGCTActattcatctttaaaataatattttactcaaaaaatattctcaatggcTATTGTTGGATAAttaagttgagaaaaaaaatagttgggaaataataattttaaataaaaattaaattattaattaatttatagaatgtatttgcaaaatataaaattaaaaaattattattaaaatataatattatattattattttgattttgaatagaTAGTCCAATGTCAATTAACCTCTCAAATGATTTTAACTTTAACCAAAACTTCaacttttagtcaaattttaaactGGACAATGGCTAAACTATTGTCAATGCTcttaatatgtgatttgtcatttttatttttttatttttacacacatatttaagcattaagatagaagaaaaaagaaataaaaaattatatgttaattaagtGGAAGTGTATAGTGTAagacttttatataaaattttttattttattaatctatttaaataaatgatagctatgtaaaattgaaattagtTTTTAACGAGACGTCGAGATGTTATAATTacttaactataaaaaaataatatgagtatggacttttttttatttttttatatatagaatcataacTTCCACTAATAAAAAGAGATTACATATATTTATCAagtaaaatttgagaaagaaaatctgAAATATAATCCCACCACACGACGAAATTATCCATATTTATCGCATAACGAGCTAAACAACGAACTGTCCTATTTCCTTCTCTGTGTGTATCGATAAAATTACATTTAACAAAATGcgtaaaaattaataatcttcCGACGCTGCAAAGCCTTGACTACTAAAAAGGAGACTGGGCTGCTTCTGCTCGGGCTTGGACCCAAAGTAAAAGGTGGGTTGCTTATTTATTAATGcatgatataattataaattgtataaatattaaaaaaagagtaaaatttattattaaaaaattaatttttttacatatattttatatttaatcataatcaattttttaaaaaagaatacgaTATTTGTATAttctataactgtaaatatcatttcatatttaaaaaaataacaaaaagaaaaaattaattcaacttATTTTCTGATACGGGATGCACATTCTTTACATTgttgatatgatataatatagtTTGTAAGcgattaaatttttaaataaatccgatcttattatattaatactattaaatatgtattctacatatggtttacaaataaaaatcttttcttaaaaagtaaaaaaaaaaaaaagaagttgagtGGGTTGCTTAGTGAAAGCAATGACGACAGGGAATAGTCTTCCCAGCTTATGGAAAAGTAAATGGGAACACCATAAGGATTGATAAAAGCCACATTAACACAAAAAGAGAGCAATGCTGtggattcaaaaaaaaaaaaaaaagagagagagattcccCTCTACGTGGGTCGATCATGACAGTAGGTCAAAAAGCGACAgcttttattaattattcagCTTAATAATTAAGCAAACTCTAATCTCCAGCTCTAAAGTTAATCCTTTTAACTCATGAGATGAAGCGTAAGaatgcgtttagatgttaaattgagttgagttgagataataaaatattgttaaaatattattttttattattattattattttgagatttaaaaaagttaaattatttattatattttgtattggaatttaaaaaaattataataataaattgagatggatttacTTTCCAAACGAAATGTAAATGGCACCAAATCCTCctacttataatatatagtacgtGTTCTATCTCTTTTCTCAACACCATTTTATTGTCTTCTCCagcttttctctttattttccttttgagtcTTAATGCAGTACCCTAATACTTTTGTGGGTAAACTTGCTTGAATCAACACCAATCGACTCTAGTTATTGGGattcttttatgaaataaattatattaagcCTGTTTAATGAAAAGCTTTTGGTTTCTTTCTGAAAAGATtaccaaaaacaaacaaaaaaaagatcatGAAGCAATACTTGAGGGGATGAAAGTAGTGTCGGTCAATACTTAAGAAGACTCTTTCATCCTAAGTTTTCAgtagaaaagttttattcatcatctcacacacaacaccacacaccacacaccactttttttttttttttttaccaaatgtatgatatatagatgatgagcagaagaattcaattagtttaataagaataaaaaaaaaagtgtggtttGTGGAGAAAATGAGTAGCAAAACCCTTTTCAATACCATTGCTTCTTTTATTGTTCCCTCAAGCATTAGCCCTCGTGTATTATCATAAGAGggaggaaaatattttcttcccaCACTACAAGCAAATCTGTTTTTCCCGACTTTTGAAATTTGTCGCATATAACTATTTTCATCCATTCCATTTGTTTGCTCACTTCTGTTTTAACCCAGCGAATAACAAAAAGCTCACGATGGAGGAGTTGACACTATGAGAGAATACTGGGAAGGGTCAAGCTTGCAGGGTTTGAAGATGGAATCTGATGGTCGATGGGTCGAAGTGCAGAAGGGTGCTCGTCGAAGTGGGCAAACATGGGGAAATACGTTGCGTGGAAATTAAATGGATTCTATCACTTTTGGCACCCCCATGCTGAAATCCCGACAAAAATCAAGACATTGagaaatttttcttattttgtgaCGCACATAATCGTCAAAAAAGTAACATTAAATCGCCGCAAAACCTAATATAATGAAAACTCAACGTGCACATTTTAAACGCCTGCAGTGAGTTTGAAATCGACACAAAAAGCCCCTTTTTGCGTCGATTatttttgcagcgattttataATCCATGGAAAagccttatttcttgtagtgccaCCATTGcataaaagaataattcttctcagtagtcactattcactatctcATACCCCACActctataaagaaaaaaactgttAGATGTGGGATGTGTATGTGAATGGTAactgatatataataaaattctacataaaaatgttttaatctgcaaatttatgagaatattactaataataagagtttgaaatacttttttgttttgtttgttttcttattaCTCTAGATAATTAACCCAACAAGCCTCAGAACAATAATAAATCAGGATTTTGTAGTCTTTTATGCACTAATATAAACTTTCTATAATTTATAGAGTTATAGACATATTATGTAAATCCCAATGTATTTAATGTTATAGTTCATGTTGTCCACgaataatatttaatgatgTGAAGTCTACAAATTATGTGTATCTCTTCGAAtcgtaaaaaatatttaagtataaaaattgtaaaaaatcttAATCCAACATCTGTTTTCTTCCTattatttgttcttttcttattatttacagacaaaaaaaaaaaaaaaaaatcatggaatTGATTCTCGAGTCatcaagcaaaataaaataagttctcCACTCAGCCGTCTGAACTCGttacattcaatcattcaactttttaaagTAGTATGCTAAcgtgtatttttctttttgcctttttttgtGGTTTACGTGTCAGATGCTCGCCGATTGAGAATTTCCAAAGCTCAAAAAGTGAAAATAGCTTGAAGATTTGGTGCTAAATTTGACCATATATTCagtaaaaataagaaatcttgagttttctatttaatttagatctttaagtttttaaatttgattccCGCATGCTAATTCCGCCTCTCATATTGTGAAAGCTATGGCTGCCAGGCACATTACAATGCTGCAAGGTTGGAAGGTGCTACCAGATCAATGTAAATTCATTGTGAAAATGGTTAGAATTAAAATGGTTGCAAGGGTTAATTCATGTTATGCATGTTTTTAGTGCAAAAATTTGCGATccttgtaattatatttaaagaaaaaaaaatttatcaatcatTATTTACCGCTCCATAtcttacatcttataaaaaaatatttatatattttataaaaaatatcttcatattttataaaaaaattataaatataaaatttatgatgCGGAGAGTGATTGATTTGTAACAAAACTCATACTCATAACATTACTCTTAGGTTTACCATGATTAGGATGCAACGTGGAAACCTCTGCATCTACTGCCGACTACAGTCAGACTCCCCAACTAGTCGAGTTACCTAGAAGAGCACCACTATAAAATCACCCGTCTTTCAGTGTTTCAACTTCCGTCTCCCTCTTTCCGAGCCATGGAGAACGACCGCCCAAAGACCcgtactttttttttgttctttcttcttcttcaatcccTTGAATACAGAGAGGTAAGAGGGAGTTTTCTCTAAGAGAGAATCCAAGTGGGATTTGGAGAGGAAAGGGTGTCATttattgagagagagggaatcTTTGTCTTATGGCATGCCCGAGGCAGAAGAAGCACTTCATTGAAAGCCTACCCATTGGAGATTCTGCTCTTTCCTTGGCCCATCCCACCATCCCACTTGAagaattttatctaaaactgaatcttttgttgatgatttcttctcccagaaaatgaaaaggTTGTGGGTATTTGTCCGGTTTCTTACCgtgttcttgttcttcttcctaGTTGGTAAGTTCTTGTCTTTCTAATTTTCCTAGGATTTAGTTGTTGAATCGATTTATCAGTTATACTCTAGAGTTTTTGTTGCTATCCGCCATGATTGTTAGTAGCAGAGACTTCTACTATTCATCCTATATGTTTTCATCCCAATTATATATTAAGCCTTGTTCTCATCCcaattatatattaagattCGTTTGCTTACACAAGCCTAGTTAGTAGCATTTGTTTATGATATGAGagattgaaagttgaaaaaatatcttataattttttatattatttttgttttaacatttaaaaaaaattgaattgtttattagatttttttgtaggaatttgataaaattgtaatgattagatgagataagatgatttgttttcagtttatgaaaacaaacgaggctttaaAGTCAGCATCATATCATGTACGGCCCACACATCAATTAGTGAAGATGCTCGCTGTAATTCTCTATTCTTCCACATGTCGTGTCAATGCAAAATTTCTATCAAAGTtgatgtattatgtcatgcatacaTGCTCGTCGATGTCTCCTTAGTCTCTATAAAATTTCGAAGAAGAAAAAGTCACGTCTGATCTGAAATACTGATCAAGGTTTTTTATTTCACATTTCATGAATGTATGCTACGGTAGAAACTGTACGACATGTAGTGAAAGCATAAGCTTCTGCATCCAttaccataaaaagaaaaaggggaagcctaatttcttttggccttattttcaaagattttaGATGTAATATCTGGCGGCTAAGTTggttttcatctatttttgaACAATATGACAGACGTATTGAAGCTTATtctgtttttcatttgtttgtttgatttcttttttctagcCTCTCTGACAGTGCAAGGATTCACTGGAACCTATGGAATAAATTATGGAAGAATTGCAGATAACATTCCTCCACCTGATAAAGTTGCTACTCTTCTCAGagcagcaaaaataaaaaatataagaatttacGATGCTGATCAGAGTGTTTTAAAGGCATTCAGTGGAACTGGGCTTGAATTAGTGGTTGGACTTCCAAATGGATTACTGAAAAATATGAGTACCAATGAGGATAATGCAATGAGTTGGATTAAAGAGAATGTACAGTCGTTCCTTCCTGAGACAAAGATTCGTGGCATTGCTGTGGGCAATGAAGTTTTAGGAGTGCTTGATGATGAGTCGTGTGAAGCTCTTGTGGGTGCAGTGAAAAATATTTACAGTGCAATACATAAGCTTCATTTGGATGATGTGATTCAGATTACCACGGCACATTCCCAGGCTGTTTTTTCTAATTCCTATCCTCCCTCTTCTTGTATATTCAAAGATAATGTTGTACAATATATGAAGCAGCTCCTGGAGTTATTCTCAAAAATTGGTTCTCCTTTTTGTTTAAATGCCTATCCATTCCTGGCCTATATGAGTGATCCGGAGAACATTGATATTAATTACGCTCTTTTTCAATCAACCCAGGGGATTTATGATCCGAAAACCAAACTGCATTATGATAATATGCTTGATGCACAGATTGATGCAGCATATGCAGCGCTAGAAGATGCTGGATTTAAAGATATGGAAGTCGTAGTTACAGAGACTGGATGGGCTTCACGTGGGGATGACCACGAAGCTGCAGCCACAGTAAATAATGCAAGGACATATAATTATAACCTGCGGAAGAGGCTTGCAAAGAAGAAAGGAACTCCTCTTAGGCCAAAAAGAGTAGTGAAAGCATATGTTTTTGCAATATTTAATGAAGATTTGAAGTTCGGGCCAGCTTCTGAGAGAAATTATGGACTGTTTAAGGCTGATGGGAGCATTTCATATAATATTGGGTTTCATGGACTTGAATCTTCAGCTGCAGATACATCGCGTTTGTTTTTGAAGGTATGAGGTTCCTTAATACCTGATGAAACaggctttgtttggataatttttttataagcaattgTTTGAATGCTAAGATCTCAGGAATCTGGATTCTGGTTTGCTGAGTCCatagtcttcttttttttatccctCTTTCAAAACAATGGCAATTTATCGGAGAAAATGTTATGGAAAACCATTctcttaaaatagaaaaattaattgcGAAAGAACAAATCAAGTCTCGATTTATTCCTTTCTGTCACCTCATATTGAAATGCTAATATCTTGCTGgatttggtttttatttcttctaaatttaTTGGAGGGTGATATCcaaatgaagaagtttattggGGCCAAAAGAATGTATAAGCAGCATACGAAGTGAATTTGAATTTACATCTTAGACAACATAAGCATCTGTATACTCAGGATGGAACTAAACTTAATcttaccaaaaagaaaaaagaaaaaaagactcaCAGAACATAGACCATTTAATCTGTAGTACACATATCCGGCTTTTATTAAAGACGTGTTAATCATTCTATAAGCATTGTCCAATTTGTCCAAGGGTGATTTGAGATAGAAGAATTTGCAACAACTGTCTTCCCTTTCCATAACTACCCTATAAGTTTTGCTTAGAAGACTGCTGAAGGATATTTACTCTGACCTGCTCCATCACTTTTCTTCTGGATGAACCAACATATAGCTTCGATTTTAGGTTGAGTTATGAGAAACACTAGTTGAGGAGAACCATTTACTTCAATGAAAAGCGCTTTTTATTTTACTCGTCTTGGTTTTGCCTTTGCTATTGATCTATTTTTTAGCCTTTGAAATTTGGATAGAAAAATAATCTCAGAAATATTGTGTGTTTGTAAGAGCACACACAGACTTTTCTTGACCATCACTTGGGTGGGTTGAAGAAGCTGAGGCAAATAGTGActttcttctccattttcaaAGTCTTACCTGTTCAGCATATGGACAAGGAAACTGACCATACACACGATCACATAACTTCTTTGAGTCTGACTTGAAGTCACTTGGATGCAGTGC harbors:
- the LOC121248889 gene encoding thylakoid lumenal 16.5 kDa protein, chloroplastic-like, which translates into the protein MATPFLSTANTFHPSPLSSSASSSSSLSTSPSLFLPPTQNAKRKLAICKAVNESAPLSLNLTKRSFSICFITSFGLLFSGKGCPSANAAILEAEDDEELLEKVKKDRKKRLERQGVISSSNKETGYLQDLVYRLSKVGQAIDNNDLSTASSVLGGSTNTDWVKNANTAFTKLSSSPEEKTEVDTFNSSLASLISSVTRNDVESSKLAFVSSASAFQKWTALTGLTAQLKGL
- the LOC121248887 gene encoding glucan endo-1,3-beta-glucosidase 14-like; protein product: MKRLWVFVRFLTVFLFFFLVASLTVQGFTGTYGINYGRIADNIPPPDKVATLLRAAKIKNIRIYDADQSVLKAFSGTGLELVVGLPNGLLKNMSTNEDNAMSWIKENVQSFLPETKIRGIAVGNEVLGVLDDESCEALVGAVKNIYSAIHKLHLDDVIQITTAHSQAVFSNSYPPSSCIFKDNVVQYMKQLLELFSKIGSPFCLNAYPFLAYMSDPENIDINYALFQSTQGIYDPKTKLHYDNMLDAQIDAAYAALEDAGFKDMEVVVTETGWASRGDDHEAAATVNNARTYNYNLRKRLAKKKGTPLRPKRVVKAYVFAIFNEDLKFGPASERNYGLFKADGSISYNIGFHGLESSAADTSRLFLKGIRARGWFWSHFFASAISATTLLLLSS